One segment of Ahaetulla prasina isolate Xishuangbanna chromosome 9, ASM2864084v1, whole genome shotgun sequence DNA contains the following:
- the DMTN gene encoding dematin isoform X3, translating into MEKLQKQLTSPRSIVLSARGSGPPGSPSTIMAKMDDEVLGYKDLAAIPRDKAILDIERPDLMIYEPHFTYSLLDHVERPGSREPSLSPTSLSPPPSPEVSHEWAEAKSPGSVGKASGRRAGSRNRSGLQHFHHPEINTMEMNIYKKPPIYKQKETEWRRQKASKRGEEVDEDAEEMQSLRELQEQELSKVASNLGRLILKEEMEKSLPIRRKTRSLPDRTPFHTSSHGGNSKSASLHASGRHTLARLQSTEFGTGSGEKGSPGLQVSRHPDGGRGQQRGRTEARPHIQHPRSGRDRPEEGAGAAHLNPMGWMGSPAFSSGPGVPLPPQNGQRSRMDRGSSLPSMLEQKIYPYEMLLVTNRGRIKLPPGVDRTRLERHLSPEDFQRVFEMPPEEFSRLALWKRNELKKKACLF; encoded by the exons ATGGAAAAGTTGCAGAAG CAGCTGACGTCGCCGAGGAGCATCGTCCTCTCGGCTCGGGGCTCAGGGCCCCCCGGATCTCCCTCCACCATCATG GCCAAAATGGATGACGAGGTCCTTGGCTACAAGGACTTGGCAGCCATCCCCAGGGACAAGGCGATCCTGGACATCGAGCGCCCTGACCTGATGATCTACGAGCCCCACTTCACCTATTCCCTCCTTGACCACGTGGAACGGCCAGGGAGCCGAGAG CCCTCGCTCTCGCCCacgtctctctctcctcccccatcGCCAGAA GTCAGCCATGAGTGGGCAGAGGCCAAATCCCCAGGAAGTGTTGGCAAGGCCTCCGGGCGCCGGGCCGGCAGCAGAAACCGCTCTGGACTCCAGCACTTCCATCATCCTG AGATCAACACGATGGAGATGAACATCTACAAGAAGCCACCCATCTACAAACAGAAGG AGACTGAGTGGCGGAGGCAAAAGGCGTCCAAGAGAGGGGAGGAGGTGGATGAGGATGCCGAAGAAATGCAAAGTCTCCGGGAGCTGCAGGAACAGGAGCTGAGCAAG GTGGCCTCCAATCTGGGCAGACTCATCCtgaaggaggagatggagaaatCCCTCCCAATCCGAAGGAAGACTCGCTCTCTTCCAGACCGAACTCCCTTCCACACCT CTTCACATGGAGGAAACTCAAAATCAGCATCACTTCATGCCTCTGGGAGACACACCCTTGCCAGG CTGCAGTCGACTGAGTTTGGAACCGGCAGCGGTGAAAAAGGCAGTCCAG GTCTGCAGGTGAGCAGGCACCCTGATGGGGGAAGAGGGCAGCAAAGAGGCCGCACAGAGGCCCGTCCCCACATCCAGCACCCCAGAAGTGGGAGGGACAGGCCTGAGGAGGGGGCAGGGGCCGCACACCTCAATCCCATGGGGTGGATGGGGAGCCCTGCCTTCAGCTCAGGGCCAGGTGTGCCTCTTCCCCCGCAGAATGGGCAGCGAAGCCGCATGGACAGAGGCAGCTCCCTCCCCAGCATGCTGGAGCAAAAG ATTTATCCGTATGAGATGCTGCTGGTGACCAACCGAGGGCGAATCAAACTGCCCCCAGGAGTGGACCGGACACGACTTGAG CGGCACCTGTCACCCGAGGACTTCCAGCGGGTCTTTGAAATGCCCCCGGAGGAGTTCTCTCGACTGGCCCTGTGGAAGCGGAACGAGCTGAAGAAGAAGGCTTGTCTCTTCTGA
- the DMTN gene encoding dematin isoform X2 — protein MEKLQKQLTSPRSIVLSARGSGPPGSPSTIMAKMDDEVLGYKDLAAIPRDKAILDIERPDLMIYEPHFTYSLLDHVERPGSREVSHEWAEAKSPGSVGKASGRRAGSRNRSGLQHFHHPEINTMEMNIYKKPPIYKQKEAGLAPTPENKRLIEGLIIESSKFPAAQPPDPSQPAKIETDYWPCPPSLAVVETEWRRQKASKRGEEVDEDAEEMQSLRELQEQELSKVASNLGRLILKEEMEKSLPIRRKTRSLPDRTPFHTSSHGGNSKSASLHASGRHTLARLQSTEFGTGSGEKGSPGLQVSRHPDGGRGQQRGRTEARPHIQHPRSGRDRPEEGAGAAHLNPMGWMGSPAFSSGPGVPLPPQNGQRSRMDRGSSLPSMLEQKIYPYEMLLVTNRGRIKLPPGVDRTRLERHLSPEDFQRVFEMPPEEFSRLALWKRNELKKKACLF, from the exons ATGGAAAAGTTGCAGAAG CAGCTGACGTCGCCGAGGAGCATCGTCCTCTCGGCTCGGGGCTCAGGGCCCCCCGGATCTCCCTCCACCATCATG GCCAAAATGGATGACGAGGTCCTTGGCTACAAGGACTTGGCAGCCATCCCCAGGGACAAGGCGATCCTGGACATCGAGCGCCCTGACCTGATGATCTACGAGCCCCACTTCACCTATTCCCTCCTTGACCACGTGGAACGGCCAGGGAGCCGAGAG GTCAGCCATGAGTGGGCAGAGGCCAAATCCCCAGGAAGTGTTGGCAAGGCCTCCGGGCGCCGGGCCGGCAGCAGAAACCGCTCTGGACTCCAGCACTTCCATCATCCTG AGATCAACACGATGGAGATGAACATCTACAAGAAGCCACCCATCTACAAACAGAAGG AGGCTGGGCTGGCACCGACTCCCGAGAACAAACGGCTGATTGAAGGCCTGATTATTGAATCTTCCAAATTCCCCGCTGCTCAGCCGCCAgatcccagccagccagccaagatTGAGACGGACTACTGGCCCTGCCCGCCCTCCCTGGCAGTTGTAG AGACTGAGTGGCGGAGGCAAAAGGCGTCCAAGAGAGGGGAGGAGGTGGATGAGGATGCCGAAGAAATGCAAAGTCTCCGGGAGCTGCAGGAACAGGAGCTGAGCAAG GTGGCCTCCAATCTGGGCAGACTCATCCtgaaggaggagatggagaaatCCCTCCCAATCCGAAGGAAGACTCGCTCTCTTCCAGACCGAACTCCCTTCCACACCT CTTCACATGGAGGAAACTCAAAATCAGCATCACTTCATGCCTCTGGGAGACACACCCTTGCCAGG CTGCAGTCGACTGAGTTTGGAACCGGCAGCGGTGAAAAAGGCAGTCCAG GTCTGCAGGTGAGCAGGCACCCTGATGGGGGAAGAGGGCAGCAAAGAGGCCGCACAGAGGCCCGTCCCCACATCCAGCACCCCAGAAGTGGGAGGGACAGGCCTGAGGAGGGGGCAGGGGCCGCACACCTCAATCCCATGGGGTGGATGGGGAGCCCTGCCTTCAGCTCAGGGCCAGGTGTGCCTCTTCCCCCGCAGAATGGGCAGCGAAGCCGCATGGACAGAGGCAGCTCCCTCCCCAGCATGCTGGAGCAAAAG ATTTATCCGTATGAGATGCTGCTGGTGACCAACCGAGGGCGAATCAAACTGCCCCCAGGAGTGGACCGGACACGACTTGAG CGGCACCTGTCACCCGAGGACTTCCAGCGGGTCTTTGAAATGCCCCCGGAGGAGTTCTCTCGACTGGCCCTGTGGAAGCGGAACGAGCTGAAGAAGAAGGCTTGTCTCTTCTGA
- the DMTN gene encoding dematin isoform X1: MEKLQKQLTSPRSIVLSARGSGPPGSPSTIMAKMDDEVLGYKDLAAIPRDKAILDIERPDLMIYEPHFTYSLLDHVERPGSREPSLSPTSLSPPPSPEVSHEWAEAKSPGSVGKASGRRAGSRNRSGLQHFHHPEINTMEMNIYKKPPIYKQKEAGLAPTPENKRLIEGLIIESSKFPAAQPPDPSQPAKIETDYWPCPPSLAVVETEWRRQKASKRGEEVDEDAEEMQSLRELQEQELSKVASNLGRLILKEEMEKSLPIRRKTRSLPDRTPFHTSSHGGNSKSASLHASGRHTLARLQSTEFGTGSGEKGSPGLQVSRHPDGGRGQQRGRTEARPHIQHPRSGRDRPEEGAGAAHLNPMGWMGSPAFSSGPGVPLPPQNGQRSRMDRGSSLPSMLEQKIYPYEMLLVTNRGRIKLPPGVDRTRLERHLSPEDFQRVFEMPPEEFSRLALWKRNELKKKACLF, from the exons ATGGAAAAGTTGCAGAAG CAGCTGACGTCGCCGAGGAGCATCGTCCTCTCGGCTCGGGGCTCAGGGCCCCCCGGATCTCCCTCCACCATCATG GCCAAAATGGATGACGAGGTCCTTGGCTACAAGGACTTGGCAGCCATCCCCAGGGACAAGGCGATCCTGGACATCGAGCGCCCTGACCTGATGATCTACGAGCCCCACTTCACCTATTCCCTCCTTGACCACGTGGAACGGCCAGGGAGCCGAGAG CCCTCGCTCTCGCCCacgtctctctctcctcccccatcGCCAGAA GTCAGCCATGAGTGGGCAGAGGCCAAATCCCCAGGAAGTGTTGGCAAGGCCTCCGGGCGCCGGGCCGGCAGCAGAAACCGCTCTGGACTCCAGCACTTCCATCATCCTG AGATCAACACGATGGAGATGAACATCTACAAGAAGCCACCCATCTACAAACAGAAGG AGGCTGGGCTGGCACCGACTCCCGAGAACAAACGGCTGATTGAAGGCCTGATTATTGAATCTTCCAAATTCCCCGCTGCTCAGCCGCCAgatcccagccagccagccaagatTGAGACGGACTACTGGCCCTGCCCGCCCTCCCTGGCAGTTGTAG AGACTGAGTGGCGGAGGCAAAAGGCGTCCAAGAGAGGGGAGGAGGTGGATGAGGATGCCGAAGAAATGCAAAGTCTCCGGGAGCTGCAGGAACAGGAGCTGAGCAAG GTGGCCTCCAATCTGGGCAGACTCATCCtgaaggaggagatggagaaatCCCTCCCAATCCGAAGGAAGACTCGCTCTCTTCCAGACCGAACTCCCTTCCACACCT CTTCACATGGAGGAAACTCAAAATCAGCATCACTTCATGCCTCTGGGAGACACACCCTTGCCAGG CTGCAGTCGACTGAGTTTGGAACCGGCAGCGGTGAAAAAGGCAGTCCAG GTCTGCAGGTGAGCAGGCACCCTGATGGGGGAAGAGGGCAGCAAAGAGGCCGCACAGAGGCCCGTCCCCACATCCAGCACCCCAGAAGTGGGAGGGACAGGCCTGAGGAGGGGGCAGGGGCCGCACACCTCAATCCCATGGGGTGGATGGGGAGCCCTGCCTTCAGCTCAGGGCCAGGTGTGCCTCTTCCCCCGCAGAATGGGCAGCGAAGCCGCATGGACAGAGGCAGCTCCCTCCCCAGCATGCTGGAGCAAAAG ATTTATCCGTATGAGATGCTGCTGGTGACCAACCGAGGGCGAATCAAACTGCCCCCAGGAGTGGACCGGACACGACTTGAG CGGCACCTGTCACCCGAGGACTTCCAGCGGGTCTTTGAAATGCCCCCGGAGGAGTTCTCTCGACTGGCCCTGTGGAAGCGGAACGAGCTGAAGAAGAAGGCTTGTCTCTTCTGA